A genomic window from Gossypium hirsutum isolate 1008001.06 chromosome D12, Gossypium_hirsutum_v2.1, whole genome shotgun sequence includes:
- the LOC107946267 gene encoding uncharacterized protein, giving the protein MVPIVLTQMATGLGVLAGAVFVKSVMDQKPMAGPFQRCPTCNGTGRVLCICSRWSDGDVGCRTCSGSGRRACSSCGGSGTGRPIPVQLIVRQPTNRSF; this is encoded by the coding sequence ATGGTTCCCATCGTTTTGACCCAGATGGCTACCGGTTTGGGTGTATTGGCCGGGGCCGTGTTTGTCAAATCGGTCATGGACCAGAAACCCATGGCCGGACCGTTTCAGAGATGCCCCACTTGCAACGGCACAGGGCGTGTCTTGTGTATTTGTTCCCGCTGGTCGGATGGCGATGTCGGCTGTCGGACTTGCTCGGGGTCTGGTCGCAGGGCTTGTAGCAGTTGCGGCGGATCAGGTACGGGCCGCCCCATTCCGGTCCAACTCATTGTGCGTCAACCAACCAATCGAAGCTTCT